One Aphelocoma coerulescens isolate FSJ_1873_10779 chromosome 5, UR_Acoe_1.0, whole genome shotgun sequence DNA segment encodes these proteins:
- the HRAS gene encoding GTPase HRas yields MTEYKLVVVGAGGVGKSALTIQLIQNHFVDEYDPTIEDSYRKQVVIDGETCLLDILDTAGQEEYSAMRDQYMRTGEGFLCVFAINNTKSFEDIHQYREQIKRVKDSDDVPMVLVGNKCDLPARTVETRQAQDLARSYGIPYIETSAKTRQGVEDAFYTLVREIRQHKLRKLNPPDESGPGCMNCKCVVS; encoded by the exons ATGACCGAATACAAGCTGGTGGTGGTGGGAGCAGGTGGTGTTGGGAAGAGTGCTTTGACGATACAGCTCATTCAGAACCATTTTGTTGATGAGTATGACCCCACGATAGAG GATTCCTACAGAAAGCAAGTAGTCATTGATGGAGAAACCTGTTTGTTAGACATCTTGGAcactgcagggcaggaggagtACAGTGCCATGAGAGACCAGTACATGAGAACGGGGGAAGGATTCCTGTGTGTCTTTGCCATCAACAACACCAAGTCCTTTGAAGATATTCACCAGTACAG GGAGCAGATCAAGAGGGTGAAAGACTCAGATGATGTTCCCATGGTGCTGGTGGGGAATAAATGTGACCTCCCTGCCCGGACAGTGGAGACCCGGCAAGCGCAGGACCTGGCCCGGAGCTATGGGATCCCCTACATAGAAACATCTGCCAAAACCAGACAG GGCGTTGAGGATGCCTTCTACACCTTGGTGCGGGAGATCCGGCAGCATAAGCTGCGCAAGCTGAATCCCCCGGATGAGAGCGGCCCCGGCTGCATGAACTGTAAATGTGTGGTATCGTGA